A stretch of DNA from Triticum dicoccoides isolate Atlit2015 ecotype Zavitan chromosome 2A, WEW_v2.0, whole genome shotgun sequence:
ATTTACAGTCAGTTGGACCTACTCTCATTAACCTGGTCAATGGGATGAATGCCTTGGTTTCACTTGCAAAGGTTGACAGAATGTACAAGGAGTTGCTGGAGGTTACCTACGAGTGGCAGTAGTTCTATCAGGAAACAAGAGAAGATTTGGAGAAGGCGAATGCCAGGATCGTAGAAATTACGGTTATGAGGAGCAATCTCCTTGAAGAGCACACTCGGTCGTTGCAGGAATCGACAGCAGCTGTGAAGCGACATGACGAGAATATGAAGGCACTAAAGGAGGAGATTGATGAACTGCGCCGGGAGCAAACCAACAACAAGGTCGGTGGGGACTAGATATACAGCAGCGTCCCTGGCTATTGTGTGCGTCTGTTGTTGTTAAGCAGTGGAGTGGAGTTTGTTACCTTGTCTTGTGAAATTTCGGTGTCAGCTACCTTGCTAACAAAATGTATTTTGGTTTCGAGTATCATTGTAATTAGGCGCCATTACTTATGATGCACGGGACGTGAAGTGTCTGCAGCCACGGTTGTGAACCTAGTATTGTCATGACTTGCGTACTGATGTAGGCGTGTACGTTCGTGGCTTTTGTGTGTTGCAGTGTTTCGGGTCACGGACACGGGCTTGCACCCCACAAATTCATGGTGTggtttcatatagagtcatgttcgcctgtatttgtgttcgaaatgattTCGTTGACTCGTTCAGAAAAATAGGCACGTACGCAGGTGAATCCCATGGGGGCATGGTTTCGTCTTTCGCATAGTCACGTTCGTACGTTTATCATGGAAAGAAAGCAGAATTGGTTTAGATGTTAACGCTAGCTGTTTACTTTGTGAGTGGCCGATTTGAGAGTCTAGTTGTTTAAAAGCGTAAgttccttgtttttaaaagccacgGTTCTGTACTGAGTTGCGCCAcgcttcttttattagaagcacgggGGTGAAGTGAATACAGCCGCGGTTCTGTAACAGTCAGCGACATGAGTTCTATACTGACAATGGCGTGGACGTCCGTGGTAATGTTAAGGCTCATAGGCATGGGCGTGAATCGCTAAGAGGCATGGTGCCGTATGATATAGAGTCATGTTCCCCTGTGTTTCTGTTCCGAGTAATTCCTTCGACTCGATCAGAAGGAGATGCACGGTCGGTGACCCCACAGAGGCACAGCTTTGCATTACACACAGTCACGTTCGTTTCTTTAACCCAGCGGAATGGGTTGAGACGCCAACACTTACCATTGAATCTGTGAGGCACCGAATGGCCTATGTGAGGCACACTGTTTTTTAAAAGTTTGTTTCCTTGTTTTCAAAAGCACAGTcacgcttctttcttgatgtttcGTATATTACTCGATAGAGGTGTGGAGTCGATTAGATGGGAGAGGTACgggcatggtgtggtattatatagagtcatgctTGTCTGTGTTTGCATTCCAAATAATTCCGTTGACTCGAAGAGATGGGAACCCAGCGGAAAGGCACCGTTTGGTCTTACTCACAGTCACGTTCGTTTCTTTAATTGCGGAAACCGAGCAGAAAGGGTTCAGGTGTGATCACTCACTGTTTACTCGGTGGGTCACGGAATGTCTTGTTCGAGAGAAGCTGCTGTGGTGTATTCTTTGCATGGTGGTGGGTCCCAGGAAGTGACGGCGTGGTATTCTGAAGAGTCACGTTATGTTGTTTTCGTGTTCCAAATGATTTCGTTGAACCGTTCGCAACGGCAGGCACATCTGTGCAGCGCGAAGAGGCATGGTTATGCTTTACCAAGAGTCACATTCGCGTTTTTATCGCGGAAACCCAACGGTTCGACGAGCGTCTCTTCGTATTCGGGAGTGAACGCCACGTGGCGCCGCTCCAGAAACCTAATGGTCCGATGGGCGTCTCCTCCGGTGACGCCGCTCTGGCTTGTCGCCCGAGGCCAGGCTCCGGCTATTTAAGCTGGACGAGgtctcgaaaccctagccacattCAACTCCTCCCTTCGTCCGCCGCCAGGCCTTCCACTCCTGTTGCTCATCACTATTCACTAACCATCTCCGCCATGGCTAGGCAGAAGGAGACTACTCCGGACAGCTGTGCGCTGTCGTGGGAGGAGATCCCGGCTCGCGAGGGTTCCTCGTCTGTAAGTTCACCCTGTTTCTGCTTCTCCTTCattcgttttttctttctttcggctGCTTTGATTTAGTTTGTGAAACATGAATTATTGTGGTCAGCTGACTCCTAATTTGATGTGGGTGTGTTTTGCTGATAATGATTTACAGTCAGTTGGAGGTAGGGTTAGTCTGCATCATGGTCTTGAACAGAAGTCCCCTTCTGTAGAATTGGGGAGCAGCTGTGGCTCGAAAGAGAAGGGAATGGTGAGCGGGCGGCGACGGCAAGTGCTGTGAGGTCCTTGTTAGTTACTCTCAATAACCTGGTCGATGAGATGAATACTTTGGTTTCACTTCCAAAGGCTGGCAAAATGTACGAGCAGCTGCTGGAGATCACCTACGCGTGGAAGAAGCTTTGCGAGGAAACAAGAGAAGATTTGGAGAAGGCGAATGCCAGGATCGTAGAAATTACGGCTGAGACAAAAAATCTCCTTAGAGAGCACATCCGGTCGTTGCAGGAATCGGCCGCAGGTGTGAAGCGACATGATGAGAATATGAAGGCGCTGAAGGAGGAGATTGATGAACTGCGCCGGGTGCAAAGCAACAAGAAGGTTGGTGGGGACTAGGTATACAGCATCGTCCCTGGCTGTTGTGTGCGTCTGTTGTTGTTAAGCAGTGGAGTGGAGTTTCTTACCTTGTCTTGTGAAATTTTGCTGTCAGCTACCTTGCAAATAAAATGTATTTTGGTTTCGAGTATCGTTGTAATTAGGCGCCATTACTTATGATGCACGGGACGTGAAGTCTCTACATCCACGCTTGTGAACCTAGTATTTGTAATGACTTGTGTACTGTTGAAGGCATGTACGTTCGTGGCTTTTCTGTGTTGCAGTGTTTCGGGTCACAGACACGGGCTTGCATCCCACAGATTCATGGTGTGGTTTTATATAGAGTCACGTTCTCCTATATTTGTGTTCGAAATGTTTCCATTGACTCGTTGAGAAAAATAGGCACGTACGCAGGTGAATCCCACATGGGAATGGTTTCGTCTTTTGCATAGTCACGTTCGTACGTTTATCATGGAAAGAAAGCAgaatgggtttagatgttaacgCTAGCTGTTTGCTTTGTGAGATTTGAGAGTCGAGTTGTTTAAAAGCGTAACTTCCTTGTTTTTAGAAGTCACGGTTCTGTACTGAGTTACATCACGCTTCGTTTATTAGAAGCACGGACGTGAAGTGAATATAGCCGTGGATGATGACTTGTGCACTGTTGATGGCGTGGACGTTcgtggcagtgttaagggtcacaggcacAGGTGTGAAGCGCTAAAAGGCAGGCTACCGTATAATATAGAGTCACTTTCCCGTGTGTTTGAGTTCCGAATCATTCCGACGACTCgatcagacggagaggcacgggcGTTCAGTGCACAAAGGCACCGTCAGGTTCTTTCTTTAATTGGGGAGACCCACCGGAATTGGTTCATATGTGAACACCCACTGTTTTCTCTGTGAGGCACCGAATAGCCTATTTGAGAGACGCTGGTGTGGTATATTCTTCGCACGGTCATGGGTCCCAGGAAGGCACGGCGTTTTATTGTGTAGAGTGACGTTAGTTTGTCTTGGTGTTCCAAATGGCGTGGTTTTATGTAGAGTCTCGTTCACctgtatttgtgttcgaaatgattccATTGACTAGTTCAGTACAAGAGGCACGAACATGAATGCCATCAGGGCATGGTTGGGTCTGTCGGAGAGTCACGTTTCGTAAGTTTATTGTTGAAACAAAGCGAAATGGGTTTAGGTGTTAATGCTAAATGTTTACTTTGTGAGTGACCGGTTCGAGAGTCGAGGTGTTTAAAAGCGCAAtttccttgtttttaaaagccacgGCTCTGTGCTGAGTTTCGTGGCACTTCTTTTATTAGGAGGACGGGCGTTAAGTGACTACAACTATGGTTCTGTATCAGGTATCGACATGACTTGTGCACTGATGATGGCGTGGACGTTCGCggcagtgttaagggtcacaggcacgggTGTGAAGCGCTAAAAGGCATGCTGCCCTATAACATAGAGTCATGCTCCCGTGTGTTTGTGTTCCTTATGATTCTGTCAACTCGATCAGACGGAGAGGCACCACCATTCAGCGCACAAAGGTTCTTTAATTGGGGAGACCCAGCGGAATTGGTTCAGTTGTGAATACCCACTGTTTACTCTGTGAAGCAGGGAATGGCTTATTCGAGAGACGCCGGTGTGGTATATTCTTCGCACGGCTATGGGTTCCAGGAAGGCACGACGTCGCATTGTGTAGAGTGACGTTAGTTTGTCTTGGTGTTCCAAATGATTCTGTTGAATCGTTCGCACTGAAAGACACAACTATATGCGTTACACGGAGTCACATTCGTGGCGTCCCCTCGTATTCGGTGTGAACgccgctccggaaacccaagggtccGACGTGCGTTTCCTCCGGTGACGCCGTTCTGAAGGAGGTGGAGGTATTTAATAGAGTGAACTCCATGTGTCGGCGTTGCAGAATCCAAAAGGACCACCGCCGTCTCATCCATCGGTGAAGTGAACACAGCGTGTCACCGTTCCGTCGCCCGAGGTCAAGAAGCGGTTATTTAAGCCGAGCGGCATCCACCACCACTAGACATCATCCTGCTTCTCCCTCTTTCGTCGGCAATCTTAGGAAATCACCCATCTTCCTCTTTTCGTTTGTGACGTTCCCCACCATGGTTCGGCACAAGATAACTACTTATGCGGTGCTTACTCCCAAGCGTCGCTTTTAGTTGCAGGAGGACATCCGTTCGAGGCGCGCCGCTCGGGTCGCAGCGGGCATGTCTCCGGACTCGCTGGGGCCGGAGGAGATTGGGGAGGTGGAGGAAGTGGAGGGGGATCCGTCGGAGCTCATGCAGGGAGTTGATCCAGTTGGGGGAGATgtgatggaggaagaggaggggtgACAAGGATGAGGAAGACGATGTGGAAGGCGTGGATgaggatgacgaggacgacgaggaaggcatggacgaggatgaggaggacgaTGAGGAAGGTGTGGACGAGGACGATGAGGAAGGCGTGGACgaggatgacgaggacgacgatgAAGGCATGGACGAGGATGACGAGGACGTCGAGGAAGGCATGGACGAGGACAGTGAGGAGGCTGGTGATGAGGAAGACGAGGACGACGAGGAGTACGGTGACGAGGAAGACGAGGCGGAGTTCTATCTCGGTGAATCGGCCTTGATGGCGGAGCAGATCGCTATCCTGGAGTCCATCCAAGATGAGGCATATGTGGAGTCCAACCGACGATTCCTCCAGGAAGAAAAGGAGAAGACCGATGTGCTCTTCGACGAGCTGGATGCGGAGCAGGAGGCGGAGGCCAACGACGTCGATGTCAGAATGGAGATAGTGGGCATCTCCAACAACGGGGAGTAGTGTAGTTTTGTTGGTAGATGTTTGCTTTTCCATGCTTTTTATGCTTTTCATGTTTTCTGTGTCTGTAAAGGTTGAACAATGTGAAGCAATCGTCGTTGTCAAAACGGAGACAATTTTGTTTCCATGTCAAACAATCGTGTTTTGTTCCTAAGTAGTAGTACTACGCCGTCCAAAATAAATGTGTCAACTTTGCAGTACAATTCATGTTGTACTGGTTAGTACAGCGTTGAGCGAATTAATTTGTGATGGAAGGTGTATGTTTTATTACAAATTGCAGTTTTAAGTACCATATTTGGGTCGGAAGGCGTATGTTTTATTACACTGTATTGTTTTATTATAGATTGCAGTTTCAAGTACAAAATAAACGTCTCAACTAGGGCACATATTTGATTCTCGAGATTTTAGTGTGGTTAGATTTGATTATGGTTTCAACATTGTTAGATTCTAGAGAGGCACTCAACAACATGCACAAAAAAGCCACAGATGTGCTTCTGAGAAGCACCATCTTGCATGGTTTTACCGCAAGATGGGATTCGGCATTTATCCAGGACATTCGGGGTTTTATAAGTGTAGAAAGAATTGTTTTTCACTTATATGTTGTGTGGCAGAGGCATGGCAATTACTTTTGTGAGAGGCATGAATGTGCCGACGGAACGGGCATGGTCACGTATGAAATAGGTGCAAGGTGGTCCCTAATGTCTCCTTAAGGTATCATCTATACACTTTACTGTTACAAGCACGATCGTCGTTCTTGTTGAGGCACGGAGGTGAAGGATGGAGCATTTGCGTCTGTGATAGTCACGTCCTATATTAAGGAGGAAGCAAATCTTCATGTCTGCGATACGTCGGAAGCTGGCTCTAAGGCACGCTCCAGCCTCTGCATTTTCATTGACATCACGTTTAGTGCCAATGGGGTGGACATAATGCTCGGTTTGCTGATGTTTTTGTTCTCAGCAACTTTCTTAACATGTTATGCCCGAGAGAGCACTGCTTTTAGGAGCATTCTGTAATTGTTGTCCTTGCATTTCGACGCTGCACCCACAAAGGTACTAGTGCATTGCATGCTCGTCATTTTTGTGGATTGCTATGTGTACTGCTCTGTGTGTTACGCTAATCGTATAGTATCTGTACTGTGTTTATATTTTTCAGTTCACGCCAATATATTCTAATGATAGAAAACTGCAACATTACACTGGAAATAAACTTGTTCAGAAGATATGTAAATTGGAAGCAAAATTACAAGGTTATCAGTATTGTGTTTATATTTTTCAGTTCACGCCAATATATTCTAATAATAGAAAACTGCAACATTACACTGGAAATAAACTTGTTCAGAAGATATGTAAATTGGAAGCAAAATTACAAGGTTATCTGTACTGTGTTTATATTTTTCAATTCATGCCAATATATTCTAATAATAGAAAACTGCAACATTGCACTGGAAATAAACTTGTTCAGTAGATATGTAAACTGTAAGCAAACTACAAGGTTAACTGTGACACAAGCAAATCTAAATTTAGAACAAGCAAACGGCAGTCTTGAGAGAAAGCAAATCTAACGGGAAATCTAGAATGGCATGAGCAATCTTCTAGTTACTTTTCTTGGCCGGGACCACCTGCTTCAGTAGTCGTAGTCGCCCCAGCACCTTGCGCGCTTCCTGGTCTGCTCCTTCTCTAGTTTTGCCCGGCGGAGGCCTTCCTGGATGATGGTGAGATGGCTCCATATCTCGTACGCAGTGTAAGCATCTtttgccgcgtactcgatgtgcctcatggacagGGGCATGCGTGCCCAGCGCTGGTGCTCTGCGTTGGTGAGCTTCTTCTTCATGCTATTGTAGTAGTCGTGGACAATGATGCCTGAGACATCCCCAAGGGAGTCCAGACGCTTGGTAGCTGTAGGCACTCTCCATTCCTTCTGGATGTCAACAAAGTGGGCGATCTCTAGTCCGATGCGCCCGAGCATCTCTatgtcgccgtcgatggagaagccagCAAACGTGTAtctggggtcggcgagga
This window harbors:
- the LOC119352565 gene encoding uncharacterized protein LOC119352565; this encodes MGFIKEFKEVQAHGNTKLHVIHTNDLHKAATTIKQYGRHLEFERHKIVRVDVEYTNDVGEDQKPALVLLSVGKDHPVLLFQLSVIDKNCTRFDNFLADPRYTFAGFSIDGDIEMLGRIGLEIAHFVDIQKEWRVPTATKRLDSLGDVSGIIVHDYYNSMKKKLTNAEHQRWARMPLSMRHIEYAAKDAYTAYEIWSHLTIIQEGLRRAKLEKEQTRKRARCWGDYDY